The genome window TACATGGTGACAAGCAGCaagaggggctgggggcagagcaaCTCCCCCAACCCTGCAATGCATAGCCCTGGACCCCAGGCAGCActggcctggcacaggggcacGAAGGACAGCCAGAAGGATGCCAGACAAGCAGAGTTAGTTACTAAAATACCAGGTTGCATTTATTCTCCCAGTTATGCAGTTCAGTGTACTGGTGCTAAGTCCATGACCAAGGCACACTCAAAGGTGTTACTGGCAGAGCTGGGCCAAGGTGCTGCCCCAGTGCAGGtcacagagaaggagagagtCCACAACCTCTGTGGGGTCCCAGGAGCTGAGAGCTTCTGGCAGTGGCCGAGCCTGGCTCTGGGCAAGGCCATCCCAAGCATGGCCAAGGGGAGTGGGCAGAGCACCCCAAGAGCCCAGCAGactccagcagccagcagcatctcctgcttctgcaggaggaggaggaggagggagaggaacaCCACAGCCATCCCCATGGGAGAGGGAAGCCAGGGAGCTGGGTACAACCCAGGGCTCGGCGGGGAGCCCGGCCCGTGGAGCGCAGCGGGTGTGGAAGGCACTGACCCCTCACTGCCAGGAGCCCTGCAGGGACAGCCCCAGGCTCTCAGGTAGAGGGTTCAGGGCAGGTACTGGCACCACGAGGTCCCAcgtgggctgtggggctggcacaggcagctgcctcctgctcacagcagcGGGCAGCCTCTGCGCTTCTTGTTCTTGCGGACCTGCAGGCCGGCCCGGGTGGCCATCTCAAACACCTCCCGCACCCCCTCCTTGGTCTTGGCAGAGCACTCCAGGTAACCAAAGGCATTGATCCTGTTGGCCATGTCCCTCCCTTCCTCTGGCTTCACTGGCTCCTGGAAAACGTTAAAGAAAGGGCTCAGAAACATCACCAGAGAACAGCAGCCACTGCTCTTGGGGCATCCAACAAAGGGAAGCCCCAGGGAGAATCAGGGAATGGGAGGGGTAAAGGCACTGCTGACAGGTTACAGTACATCTCTGCATGTAGATCAGATTGGATAATAGAAACTCATAAACAACCCATAAAGCTAAGCACAGAATCAtgatggttggaaaagatcaagttcaaccactcacctcacactgccaagcccaccactgaactaaaccatgtccctcagcaactccactaaaccatgtccctcagcaactaaaccatgtccctcagcaactcaatcaaaccatgtccctcagtaactaaaccatgtccctcagcaactaaaccatgtccctcagcaactccaccaaaccatgtccctcagcaactcaaccaaaccatgtccctcagcaactAAACCAAACCACATCCCTCCTCAAGAAGCTTTAAAGTTCATTTTGTATCTGTTCACAAATAAACTTGGCCTGAACCAGCACGTGGCTCTAGGCCACTTTGACATCGGCTCATTTTGCAAAGTTCAGGCAGCCAGACAGCACTTTAAAGGCAAATGAAGGGCTCTGGGCAGAAAGGGGTCACTGGCTGAGGTGGTGGCCAAGGGGCTGCTCCCCACAACCTGCTTCATCTTGGCCAGCTCCCGCCGCGTGTGCTCGTCGTTCCGCAGGTCCTTCTTGTTCCCCACCAGGATGATGGGCACGTTGGGGCAGAAATGCTTCACCTCCGGCGTCCACTTCTCAGGGATGTTCTCTGCAACGAGCACAAGTGGCCCCATCCCTGAGCTGGAGGGCTGCTCCCCCCTCCTCACAGCCACAGGCACCAGCATGGGGGGGTTTGCCCCATCAGAAAGGGGAGTTTGCCccacctcatcctcctctccccccacctcatcctcctctccccctacctcatcctcctctccccccacctcatcctcctctccccccacctcatcctcctctccccctacctcatcctcctctccccccacctcatcctcctctcctcccacctcatcctcctctcctcccacctcatcctcctctcctcccacctccACCGAGCAGCAAGTTCCCACCATTTTCCTGGAGCTCACACGACACCAGGAGATGGAGGGACTGGCAGAGGGACAGCATGGGGGCTTCCCAGACCCCAGGGGTttagcagcagctcccagtcctGTGGGTTCCCCCTCAGTCCCTACCGAGGCTGTCTGGGCTGTCGATGGAGAAGCACATGAGGATGACGTCGGTGTCAGGGTAGGAGAGAGGCCGCAGCCTGTCGtagtcctcctgccctgctgtgtCCCACAGGGCCAGCTCCACCTGGGAGGGGAGAAACACAGCTCAGCAGCTCACAGGTGGCTCAGCATCTCCCTCAGTTACTGATCTAGTAACCAGAGAAGGTTTGAGGTGACCCAGAAatgtgggagctgtggggctcCCCTGAGCCAGcatggggctgaggggatgCGAGAAGCTCCATCAGCCCAGGACAGCCCTCACCTGCTTCCCATCCACCTCTATGTCAGCAATGTAGTTCTCAAAGACAGTGGGCACATAGACCTCGGGGAACTGGTCCTTGCTGAAGACAATCAGCAGACATGTCTTCCCACAGGCACCATCTCCCACGATCACCAGCTTCTTCCTGATGGCTGCCATGGCTGTGGGGACAAAAGCAGGTGAGTGGGACTGAGCAGCTACAGCCAGCCCATGCTTCATGTGGCTCCCACTTCCAGGGGAGGGAAACCCCCCTGTATGGCTCCTGTTCCCTGCCCTTGTGCCTTCCAGCTCCCATCTCAGCACAGCCAGGGATGCCAACAGCCCTCTGCACGCAGCAGCTCGTGGAACCCATCCCAAGGAGACACAGTGTTGGTGTGATGGAGGcagatcagagggctggaggagactgctGTCTCCTGCCCATTCAGAGAGGGAAGGCTCTCGAGGACAGAGTGTCCCTGGGGACACAAGAAACACATCACCCCTGTTGCAACCATCCTTATCTGACCAAAGGCACGTCCGTCTCTCCAGCCGTCATCACCATGGCGTGGAAAAAGGAGAGTCCAGCAGCAAAAAAGTCTATTTACTCAGACAGAAAGCTCCTTTGCCTGCAGTAAATAGTGACTCCATGTCTCAAAGACAaacagaggaggaaaggtgGTGAGGGCTGTGCTGTTATCTCATCCTCACACGGCAGAGACACGTCTGTGGAGCGGCTGCTGAGGGAGATAAACACCCTGTCCCACGCAGACACCCAGAGCTGCCCCGTCTGCCAGGCATCAGACCTTAACCAAAGCCAGCTGGCATGGCAGAGCATGGTGCCAAGGCCCTGGCCAGCGAGGGGAATGGTGGATGGCTCCAAACTGTGCTGCTCCCAGAGCTCCTTCCCACGGCCCCCGTCGTGCACCCTGACCCGGGACAGCTCCGGCCCCAGCAGCTCGGGAGCCCAGCGTGCTGCTGAGCAGTGACTCAGTGGCAGAGCCACTGTCCCCACCCAAAAATCTCAGCACAATTCATTCCATTACTCATGAGAGCAATCCAGAAATAGCCCATTACTAATCCAGAGCTGGTTTCTCAAAGTGAGTGGGGTGAGGAGGCTGTGAGCACTGTGTGCCTCGGTAGCCAGATGGGCTACCCCCAGCCATGCCCTCACCCCCCAGAGCCAGCCCATGGCACCAACCCCAGGTGCCAGTGGAACCCTGCTCAGGGAGACACTaatgcctgtgccaggggatgctctgtcactcagcaggaCAAGGCCAGTCCCTGGGACAGGGGAGCCTGATGCAAAGGACTTGGCTCTCACAAATGCATGAAAGAGAGTGCAAGATGTGAAGACAATCTGCAGTGCAAAGCTTTACTGCAATTGCTGGCAAGCCAAGTAATTGAAAGGACACAGCCACTCTCATCAGATATGGAAATTCAGGTCTTAAACTCTGCCAAGGGTTAACCAGCCcaagccccagcagcagctgcccagcctCCTTGGCAACCCAACCTGGCTCATGGCAACTCTGGGGCTGGGGTGTGTGCAGCACTTGAGGTGCCTCACTGGAGATGCCTCCTGCTCATTCACAGAGATAACAAAAGGGAGCAGCACCTTTGTGCCAACACCTcttgcagagcagcactgcCAAACCCCATCAGGCTCTTGTGCACAGCCCCATGCCCACTGCTGGGGCCACAGTGCAGGTTCAGCCTGTGCCACCACTGCCAGTGCCAGCCTAACCCTGAGCAAGCAGCTCCTTCAGCATGCCAAGAAACTAACAAATGAAACCcaactgctctgctctgctttccaaGCAGCTCATTCTAAAGCCATGCCTATAAAACCAGCTAGGGCTCCAGGACAGCCCTTGTGTTCTTGGCCTCCTCCAGCTTCTTGCCTCAAAATGTGAAGTTCCTGCCGGGCAGGAAAAGGGGAATTCCTctggcagcaggatgcagcCCTCAGCCAGTGCCTGCAGCTCTCACCCAGTGCCTGCAGCTCTCAcccagtgcctgcagccctcaaccagtgcctgcagccctcagccagtgcctgcagccctcagccagtgcctgcagctctcacccagtgcctgcagccctcagccagtgcctgcagccctcagccagtgcctgcagccctcacccagtgcctgcagctctcacccagtgcctgcagccctcagccagTGTCTGCAGCCCTCAACCAGTGCCTGCAGCCCTCACCCGGTGtctgcagccctcagccagTGTCTGCAGCCCTCAACCAGTGTCTGCAGCTCTCAACCAGTGtctgcagccctcagccagTGTCTGCAGCTCTCAACCAGTGtctgcagccctcagccagTGTCTGCAGCTCTCACCCAGTGtctgcagccctcagccagTGCCTGCAGCTCTCACCCAGTGCCTGCAGCTCTCACCCAGTGTCTGCAGCTCTCAcccagtgcctgcagccctcagccagTGTCTGCAGCCCTCAcccagtgcctgcagccctcagccagtgcctgcagctctcacccagtgcctgcagccctCACCCAGTGtctgcagccctcagccagTGTCTGCAGCTCTCACCCAGTGtctgcagccctcagccagtgcctgcagccctCACCCAGTGTCTGCAGCCCTCAACCAGTGCCTGCAGCTCTCACCCAGTGtctgcagccctcagccagtgcctgcagccctCACCCAGTGTCTGTAGCCCTCAgccagtgcctgcagccctCACCCAGTGTCTGCAGCCCTCACCCAGTGTCTGCAGCCCTCACCCAGTGTCTGCAGCTCTCACCCAGTGTCTGCAGCTCTCACCCAGTGTCTGCTACAGGACCTCAGGAAACAGCAAAGGCAGATGTTATCACTTTGAAGAAGGGCTCAAAATAGGGACAGAAATCTTTCAAGGAACCTCCTTGGAGAGGCTCAAGGTCCCCAAATCCAACATAATTCAGCAAAAGCAGCTGAATTTCTGCTCAGCCCTGAAGCCTGGGCAGGGGTGGggggatggagctgtgctgggagcagcctttTCACAGGATACCCCCTTTTCAGGGGCCcacacaggcagtgctgcaggtcagggccagctccccacagcccctgggctggGCAGACATCCCACTCCAAAGCAAACCCCCCCATCCTGAAcaagcagaggagagcagagtaAGGTCAAGGCTCCAGGGAGTGCTCCTGCAGCCACCAGCATTGCCCCAAGGACTTTCTTGGCCAGAGATGGGGGAACAGACCCAGGGCTCCTGTTCCTGCCTTGCAGAGCTGCCACCAAACATCTCCTGGGACTGGAGGCTCAGAGGACAGCCAGCTCTCTGCATGCAGCCTCATCACCCCACAGCCCAGACACCCACCTGGACCCTCCAGCACCACAGGAGCAAAACCACCTCTTTGAACAGAACCAGATCTTCCTGGGAACGCTGTGTCTTGGGCTCTGCTAAACTCTTCTCAGTGgtttaacaaacaaaagcaCCCAGAGT of Colius striatus isolate bColStr4 chromosome 22, bColStr4.1.hap1, whole genome shotgun sequence contains these proteins:
- the RHOC gene encoding rho-related GTP-binding protein RhoC isoform X2, producing MAAIRKKLVIVGDGACGKTCLLIVFSKDQFPEVYVPTVFENYIADIEVDGKQVELALWDTAGQEDYDRLRPLSYPDTDVILMCFSIDSPDSLENIPEKWTPEVKHFCPNVPIILVGNKKDLRNDEHTRRELAKMKQEPVKPEEGRDMANRINAFGYLECSAKTKEGVREVFEMATRAGLQVRKNKKRRGCPLL
- the RHOC gene encoding rho-related GTP-binding protein RhoC isoform X1; the encoded protein is MKTMAAIRKKLVIVGDGACGKTCLLIVFSKDQFPEVYVPTVFENYIADIEVDGKQVELALWDTAGQEDYDRLRPLSYPDTDVILMCFSIDSPDSLENIPEKWTPEVKHFCPNVPIILVGNKKDLRNDEHTRRELAKMKQEPVKPEEGRDMANRINAFGYLECSAKTKEGVREVFEMATRAGLQVRKNKKRRGCPLL